A single window of Salvia splendens isolate huo1 chromosome 8, SspV2, whole genome shotgun sequence DNA harbors:
- the LOC121743719 gene encoding tetraspanin-3-like, translated as MRTSNHLIGFLNFLTFLLSIPILGGGIWLSTRANNTDCVKFLQWPIIIIGVAIMVVSLAGFAGACYRNNFLMYLYLWAMFIIIAALIGFIVFAYAVTDKGSGQPVLNRAYLDYSLNDYSGTWLADRVTSPSYWSNIRSCIRDSHVCRNMARNFNGVPETADIFYTRKLSPIQSGCCKPPTSCGYVYMNETYWAPGAALVGTDPDCLKWNYNDQEQLCYDCDSCKAGVLASLKKSWRKVSVINIVILIILVIVYCVACAAFRHNKRIDNDEPYGETRMEKSRPSRIHF; from the exons atGAGAACGAGCAACCACCTGATCGGTTTCCTGAACTTCCTAACCTTCCTCCTGTCCATCCCCATCCTGGGAGGCGGCATCTGGCTGAGCACCCGCGCCAACAACACCGACTGCGTGAAATTCCTCCAGTggcccatcatcatcatcggcGTCGCAATCATGGTCGTCTCCCTCGCCGGTTTCGCCGGCGCCTGCTACCGCAACAACTTCCTCATGTACCTCTACCTCTGGGCCATGTTCATCATCATCGCCGCCCTCATCGGCTTCATCGTCTTCGCCTACGCCGTCACCGACAAGGGCTCCGGCCAGCCCGTCCTCAACCGGGCCTACCTCGACTACTCCCTCAACGACTACTCCGGCACCTGGCTCGCCGACCGCGTCACCAGCCCCTCCTACTGGTCCAACATCCGCTCCTGCATCAGAGACTCCCACGTTTGCCGGAACATGGCCAGGAATTTCAACGGCGTCCCTGAAACCGCCGACATCTTCTACACCAGAAAACTCAGCCCTATTCAG TCTGGATGTTGCAAGCCTCCCACTTCATGCGGCTACGTCTACATGAACGAGACGTATTGGGCGCCTGGAGCAGCGCTCGTGGGGACTGATCCGGATTGTTTGAAGTGGAACTACAACGACCAAGAGCAGCTCTGCTATGACTGCGACTCCTGCAAGGCCGGTGTGCTTGCAAGCTTGAAGAAGAGCTGGAGGAAGGTCTCAGTGATCAACATCGTCATACTCATCATCCTCGTCATAGTGTACTGCGTCGCGTGTGCGGCCTTCAGGCACAACAAACGGATCGACAACGACGAGCCCTATGGGGAGACCCGGATGGAGAAGTCGCGGCCGAGCAGGATACACTTCTGA